In the Brassica napus cultivar Da-Ae chromosome A7, Da-Ae, whole genome shotgun sequence genome, one interval contains:
- the LOC106371116 gene encoding protein NLP1-like isoform X2: MGLDMEDDGGSDGGEGNGGFSPNSSFGAFPETAMDLDFMDELLFDGCWLETTDSKSLKETEEAASDSTAMNANSSFLCFGENPSQDNFSNEETERMNQEGFDQAEKFLLDEAEVGRSWWIAPRTREDPCSSVKERLLRAISGLEEAVPDKDFLVQIWVPFQQEGKNFLTTLAQPHLFNQKYSSLAKYRHVSETYNFPADEGSTEGGLPGRVFLQKFPEWTPDVRFFRSDEYPRIKEAQKCDVRGSLALPVFERCSGTCLGVVEVVTTTQKMNYRPELENICKALEAVDLRSSSNLKPPNNEVYNDFYYAALPEISDFLASVCRRYDLPLALSWAPCAQQGKGGSRHSDENFSQCVSTIDSACFVLDEESKYFLEACSEHHLLQGEGIVGKAFKATKLCFVPEVTTFSKTNYPLAHHAKISGLHAALAVPLKSKCNGLVEFVLEFFFPKGCLDTEAKQEMLKSLSATLQQDFRSSNLVIDKDLELEVVLPVREDMVLSENPLTGAETAEALREIHLLQESSWISHMIKANEKGKDVSLSWEYQNEDPKDEFKLSPGWDNSQLDPAPNNIPSEAEQFQQGSTPGLRVDAGPSTESASTGGRRPGEKRRTKTEKTIGLDVLRQYFAGSLKDAAKSIGVCPTTLKRICRHHGITRWPSRKIKKVGHSLKKLQLVMDSVQGAQGSIPLDSFYTSFPELSSPNISSNGSSLKNNEQLHHYNVPIENGGPGEDKPAPRSPSSSCSGSNTNTPNADGVVKEAHSEAELQNGNQEETKCLARTQSHNIFKEPPLPGSSKMSFRDGGGIKVKATFGEAIIRFTLLPSWGYTELQQEITRRFNIVDVSWFDLKYLDDDEEWVLLTCEADLEECIDIYRSSQSQTIKISLHDPFQVKLGGSFGSSGPS, encoded by the exons ATGGGTTTAGATATGGAAGATGATGGTGGCAGCGATGGGGGAGAAGGAAATGGTGGGTTTTCACCTAATTCTAGCTTTGGGGCATTCCCTGAGACGGCCATGGATTTGGATTTCATGGATGAGCTCTTGTTTGATGGATGCTGGCTAGAGACAACAGATAGTAAGAGCTTAAAGGAGACAGAAGAGGCTGCTTCAGATTCTACCGCCATGAATGCCAATAGCTCTTTCCTCTGCTTTGGTGAGAACCCATCTCAAGATAACTTCTCCAatgaagaaacagagagaaTGAATCAAGAAGGTTTTGATCAAGCAGAAAAGTTTCTACTAGATGAAGCTGAGGTGGGAAGAAGTTGGTGGATTGCCCCAAGAACAAGAGAAGACCCTTGTTCATCAGTGAAGGAGAGGCTATTAAGAGCTATAAGCGGTCTTGAAGAGGCGGTGCCTGATAAGGACTTCTTGGTGCAGATATGGGTGCCCTTTCAGCAGGAAGGGAAGAACTTTCTAACCACTTTGGCGCAACCACATTTATTCAACCAAAAATACTCAAGCCTTGCAAAATACAGACATGTTTCAGAGACTTATAACTTCCCGGCTGATGAGGGTTCCACAGAAGGAGGTCTTCCCGGTCGCGTTTTCCTGCAGAAATTTCCTGAGTGGACTCCTGATGTACGTTTCTTTAGAAGTGATGAGTATCCGCGCATCAAAGAAGCACAAAAGTGTGATGTTCGTGGCTCGCTTGCCCTTCCTGTGTTTGAAAGATGTAGTGGCACTTGTTTGGGTGTTGTTGAGGTTGTCACAACAACGCAGAAGATGAATTACCGGCCAGAACTTGAGAATATCTGTAAAGCTCTTGAG GCCGTTGATTTAAGGAGTTCAAGTAACTTAAAACCTCCAAACAATGAG GTGTATAATGATTTCTACTACGCTGCATTACCTGAGATATCAGATTTCTTGGCCTCAGTCTGCAGAAGATATGATCTTCCTCTAGCTTTGTCATGGGCCCCTTGTGCTCAGCAGGGGAAAGGTGGATCCCGGCATTCTGATGAGAACTTTTCTCAGTGCGTTTCGACGATTGATTCTGCTTGCTTTGTCCTGGATGAAGAGAGCAAATACTTTCTGGAGGCATGCTCTGAGCATCATCTTCTCCAGGGAGAAGGCATTGTTGGGAAAGCATTCAAGGCAACCAAACTGTGTTTTGTCCCTGAAGTGACCACGTTTAGCAAGACCAACTACCCTCTTGCGCACCACGCCAAGATATCTGGACTACACGCTGCTTTAGCAGTCCCGTTAAAGAGCAAATGCAACGGTTTGGTCGAGTTTGTGCTTGAATTCTTCTTTCCAAAAGGGTGCCTTGACACTGAAGCAAAACAGGAGATGCTCAAGTCACTGTCTGCGACTCTGCAGCAGGATTTCAGGAGTTCAAATCTTGTCATCGACAAAGATCTGGAGTTAGAAGTGGTATTGCCTGTTAGAGAGGACATGGTTTTGTCAGAGAACCCACTTACTGGAGCCGAAACTGCAGAGGCTTTGAGAGAAATCCATCTGCTGCAAGAGTCCTCATGGATCTCCCACATGATAAAGGCTAACGAGAAGGGTAAAGATGTGTCACTTTCTTGGGAGTATCAGAATGAAGATCCAAAAGATGAGTTCAAGCTCTCACCTGGCTGGGACAACAGTCAACTTGATCCAGCCCCCAATAATATTCCTTCAGAAGCTGAGCAGTTTCAACAAGGTTCAACTCCAGGACTCAGAGTTGATGCTGGTCCAAGTACCGAATCAGCTTCCACTGGTGGTAGAAGACCAGGagaaaagagaagaacaaaaacagaaaagacCATTGGCTTGGATGTTCTTCGTCAATACTTTGCAGGAAGCCTCAAGGATGCAGCCAAGAGCATTGGTG TTTGTCCAACTACCTTGAAAAGGATATGCAGACACCATGGAATAACAAGATGGCCCTCCCGGAAAATCAAGAAGGTTGGGCACTCACTGAAGAAACTCCAACTCGTTATGGACTCTGTTCAAGGGGCACAGGGATCTATCCCACTCGATTCATTCTATACAAGCTTCCCAGAGTTGAGCTCCCCAAATATCTCCAGCAATGGATCTTCCTTgaaaaataatgaacaattGCATCATTATAATGTTCCAATCGAAAACGGTGGTCCGGGAGAGGATAAACCAGCACCAAGGTCACCATCATCTTCTTGCTCTGGCTCAAACACCAATACACCAAATGCTGATGGGGTCGTGAAGGAAGCTCACAGCGAGGCGGAACTGCAGAATGGGAATCAGGAGGAAACAAAATGTCTAGCAAGAACCCAGAGCCATAACATATTCAAGGAGCCTCCATTACCAGGTAGTAGCAAGATGAGCTTCAGAGATGGAGGGGGAATTAAAGTGAAAGCAACATTTGGTGAGGCCATAATACGGTTTACCTTGCTCCCGAGCTGGGGCTACACAGAGCTGCAGCAAGAGATTACTAGGCGTTTCAACATAGTTGACGTATCCTGGTTTGATCTCAAGTACttggatgatgatgaagagtGGGTTCTTCTCACATGTGAAGCGGATCTCGAGGAATGCATTGACATATATAGATCATCACAGAgccaaacaattaaaataagTTTGCACGACCCTTTTCAAGTTAAACTGGGAGGTTCTTTTGGTAGCTCTGGTCCATCCTAA
- the LOC106371118 gene encoding pentatricopeptide repeat-containing protein At2g17140 isoform X2 has product MEQSGTLVKALLKNTNNPRLAWRLYKRIFSSPSLESHATSLSAAPTIARILVKAQMQQEIDELHSLILSSSLQNAKASSFLSVVSIFAKSNHIDKAFSQFQFVRSHFPEKGPGIYLYNVLLEGCIKERRVDFVSWLCKDMVISRIAPQTYTFNLLIRALCDSSCVDAARELFDEMPEKGCNPNEFTFGILVRGYCRVGLPDKGLELLNSMESFGVLPNKVVYNTIVSSFCKEGRNDDSEKLVERMRGEGLVPDIVTFNARISALCKEGKVLDASRIFRDMELDEYLGLPRPNRITYNLMLKGFCKVGMLEEAKTLFESITGNDDLSGLQSYNIWLQGLVRHGKFIEAETVLKQMIDKGLWPSIYSYNILMDGLCKLGMLSDANAIVGLMKRNGVVPDSVTYGCLLHGYCSVGKVDAAKSLLQEMMRNSCMPNAYTCNILLHSLWKMGRMSEAEELLRKMNEKGYGLDTVTCNIIVDGLCGSGELDKAIEIVKGMRVHGSAALGNLGNSYVGLVDDSMIENNCLPDLITYSTLLNGLCKAGRFAEAKKLFAEMMGEKLQPDSVAYNIFIHHFCKQGKISSAFRVLKDMEKKGCHKSLETYNSLILGLGIQNQIFEIHGLMDEMKEKGISPNICTYNTAIKYLCEGGKVEDATNLLDEMMQKNVTPNVFSFKYLIGAFCKVPDFDMAQEVFETAVSICGQKEVLYSLMFNELLAAGQLLKATELLETVLDRGFELGEFLYKDLIESLCKKDELEVASGILHRMIDKGYGFDPAALMPVIDGLGKMGNKKEANEFAEKMMEMASVGEVANKVDPNARDLQQKKHNKYGGNSWQNILHRIWSKHS; this is encoded by the exons ATGGAACAATCTGGTACACTAGTGAAAGCTTTGTTGAAGAACACGAACAATCCGAGATTAGCATGGAGACTCTACAAGAGAatcttctcttctccttcacTAGAGAGCCACGCCACATCTCTATCCGCCGCACCCACCATCGCTCGTATCCTCGTCAAAGCCCAAATGCAACAAGAAATCGACGAGCTTCACAGCCTCATCCTCTCCTCCTCACTCCAAAACGCGAAAGCCTCATCCTTTCTCTCCGTCGTCTCCATCTTCGCGAAATCGAATCACATCGACAAAGCATTCTCTCAATTCCAGTTCGTCCGGTCACATTTCCCTGAGAAGGGTCCCGGAATCTATTTGTATAACGTGTTGCTTGAAGGTTGCATCAAGGAGAGGCGTGTGGATTTCGTTTCGTGGTTGTGTAAGGATATGGTGATCTCTCGGATTGCTCCGCAGACTTATACGTTCAATCTCTTGATCCGTGCTTTGTGTGATTCAAGTTGTGTGGACGCTGCACGTGAGTTGTTCGACGAAATGCCTGAGAAAGGTTGTAACCCAAATGAGTTCACTTTCGGGATATTGGTTCGTGGGTATTGTAGAGTTGGTCTCCCTGATAAAGGACTAGAGCTGTTGAATTCAATGGAGAGTTTTGGGGTTTTGCCCAATAAGGTCGTGTATAATACCATTGTTTCGAGTTTCTGTAAAGAAGGTAGGAACGATGATTCTGAGAAGCTGGTGGAGAGGATGAGAGGGGAAGGTTTGGTTCCTGATATTGTGACTTTTAATGCTAGGATCTCGGCGCTTTGTAAAGAAGGAAAAGTTCTGGACGCGTCTAGAATTTTCAGGGATATGGAGCTAGATGAGTATCTGGGTCTTCCTCGTCCCAACAGGATAACGTACAACTTGATGCTGAAAGGGTTCTGTAAGGTAGGGATGCTGGAGGAAGCTAAGACCCTCTTTGAGTCGATCACAGGAAATGATGATCTTAGTGGTTTGCAGAGTTACAATATTTGGTTGCAGGGATTGGTCAGGCATGGGAAGTTTATAGAGGCTGAAACAGTCCTTAAGCAGATGATTGATAAGGGATTATGGCCAAGCATATATTCTTACAATATCTTAATGGATGGATTGTGCAAATTAGGCATGCTGTCCGATGCAAATGCTATCGTTGGCTTAATGAAAAGAAATGGTGTCGTACCAGATTCTGTAACTTATGGCTGTCTTCTACATGGTTATTGCAGTGTTGGGAAAGTCGACGCAGCTAAAAGCTTATTGCAGGAGATGATGAGAAATAGTTGCATGCCGAATGCTTATACTTGTAATATTTTGCTCCATAGCCTTTGGAAGATGGGGAGAATGTCTGAAGCAGAGGAGCTGCTGcgaaagatgaatgaaaaaggcTATGGACTAGATACTGTCACCTGCAACATTATAGTTGATGGACTCTGTGGAAGTGGCGAATTAGACAAAGCTATTGAGATAGTTAAGGGAATGCGGGTGCATGGAAGTGCTGCTCTTGGTAATCTAGGAAATTCATATGTGGGACTGGTGGATGACAGCATGATCGAGAACAATTGCTTGCCTGACCTGATCACTTATTCAACTTTGCTTAATGGTTTGTGCAAAGCCGGAAGGTTCGCTGAAGCAAAGAAGTTGTTTGCTGAGATGATGGGAGAGAAACTGCAACCGGACTCTGTGGCATACAACATCTTCATCCATCATTTCTGCAAACAAGGGAAAATATCATCTGCATTTCGCGTTCTCAAAGACATGGAGAAGAAAGGTTGTCATAAGAGCCTAGAGACATATAACTCACTGATCCTGGGGTTAGGCATACAAAATCAGATATTTGAAATTCACGGATTGATGGATGAGATGAAAGAAAAGGGCATTTCTCCTAATATCTGCACCTACAATACCGCAATTAAGTATCTTTGCGAGGGAGGAAAAGTTGAAGATGCAACTAACCTCTTAGATGAAATGATGCAGAAGAACGTAACCCCAAATGTCTTTTCCTTCAAATATTTAATTGGAGCGTTCTGTAAGGTCCCGGACTTTGACATGGCTCAAGAAGTTTTCGAGACTGCTGTAAGTATCTGTGGACAAAAGGAAGTCCTTTACAGCTTGATGTTCAATGAGTTACTTGCTGCAGGGCAACTCTTAAAGGCCACAGAGTTGCTTGAAACTGTTTTAGATAGAGGTTTTGAGTTGGGGGAATTTCTATATAAAGATCTTATTGAGAGCTTATGTAAGAAGGATGAGCTAGAAGTAGCTAGTGGAATTTTGCATAGGATGATAGATAAAGGATATGGGTTTGACCCAGCAGCATTGATGCCTGTGATAGATGGCTTAGGTAAGATGGGAAATAAGAAAGAGGCAAATGAATTTGCCGAGAAGATGATGGAAATGGCTTCAGTTGGTGAAGTAGCAAACAAAGTCGATCCAAATGCGAGGGATTTACAACAGAAAAAGCATAATAAATATGGTGGAAATAGCTGGCAGAACATACTGCACAG GATTTGGAGTAAGCATTCAT AG
- the LOC106371118 gene encoding pentatricopeptide repeat-containing protein At2g17140 isoform X1: MEQSGTLVKALLKNTNNPRLAWRLYKRIFSSPSLESHATSLSAAPTIARILVKAQMQQEIDELHSLILSSSLQNAKASSFLSVVSIFAKSNHIDKAFSQFQFVRSHFPEKGPGIYLYNVLLEGCIKERRVDFVSWLCKDMVISRIAPQTYTFNLLIRALCDSSCVDAARELFDEMPEKGCNPNEFTFGILVRGYCRVGLPDKGLELLNSMESFGVLPNKVVYNTIVSSFCKEGRNDDSEKLVERMRGEGLVPDIVTFNARISALCKEGKVLDASRIFRDMELDEYLGLPRPNRITYNLMLKGFCKVGMLEEAKTLFESITGNDDLSGLQSYNIWLQGLVRHGKFIEAETVLKQMIDKGLWPSIYSYNILMDGLCKLGMLSDANAIVGLMKRNGVVPDSVTYGCLLHGYCSVGKVDAAKSLLQEMMRNSCMPNAYTCNILLHSLWKMGRMSEAEELLRKMNEKGYGLDTVTCNIIVDGLCGSGELDKAIEIVKGMRVHGSAALGNLGNSYVGLVDDSMIENNCLPDLITYSTLLNGLCKAGRFAEAKKLFAEMMGEKLQPDSVAYNIFIHHFCKQGKISSAFRVLKDMEKKGCHKSLETYNSLILGLGIQNQIFEIHGLMDEMKEKGISPNICTYNTAIKYLCEGGKVEDATNLLDEMMQKNVTPNVFSFKYLIGAFCKVPDFDMAQEVFETAVSICGQKEVLYSLMFNELLAAGQLLKATELLETVLDRGFELGEFLYKDLIESLCKKDELEVASGILHRMIDKGYGFDPAALMPVIDGLGKMGNKKEANEFAEKMMEMASVGEVANKVDPNARDLQQKKHNKYGGNSWQNILHRDDGSGIALKSLTRVKKGWGQGDISSFQPPRVDYLDYWEDDE; the protein is encoded by the exons ATGGAACAATCTGGTACACTAGTGAAAGCTTTGTTGAAGAACACGAACAATCCGAGATTAGCATGGAGACTCTACAAGAGAatcttctcttctccttcacTAGAGAGCCACGCCACATCTCTATCCGCCGCACCCACCATCGCTCGTATCCTCGTCAAAGCCCAAATGCAACAAGAAATCGACGAGCTTCACAGCCTCATCCTCTCCTCCTCACTCCAAAACGCGAAAGCCTCATCCTTTCTCTCCGTCGTCTCCATCTTCGCGAAATCGAATCACATCGACAAAGCATTCTCTCAATTCCAGTTCGTCCGGTCACATTTCCCTGAGAAGGGTCCCGGAATCTATTTGTATAACGTGTTGCTTGAAGGTTGCATCAAGGAGAGGCGTGTGGATTTCGTTTCGTGGTTGTGTAAGGATATGGTGATCTCTCGGATTGCTCCGCAGACTTATACGTTCAATCTCTTGATCCGTGCTTTGTGTGATTCAAGTTGTGTGGACGCTGCACGTGAGTTGTTCGACGAAATGCCTGAGAAAGGTTGTAACCCAAATGAGTTCACTTTCGGGATATTGGTTCGTGGGTATTGTAGAGTTGGTCTCCCTGATAAAGGACTAGAGCTGTTGAATTCAATGGAGAGTTTTGGGGTTTTGCCCAATAAGGTCGTGTATAATACCATTGTTTCGAGTTTCTGTAAAGAAGGTAGGAACGATGATTCTGAGAAGCTGGTGGAGAGGATGAGAGGGGAAGGTTTGGTTCCTGATATTGTGACTTTTAATGCTAGGATCTCGGCGCTTTGTAAAGAAGGAAAAGTTCTGGACGCGTCTAGAATTTTCAGGGATATGGAGCTAGATGAGTATCTGGGTCTTCCTCGTCCCAACAGGATAACGTACAACTTGATGCTGAAAGGGTTCTGTAAGGTAGGGATGCTGGAGGAAGCTAAGACCCTCTTTGAGTCGATCACAGGAAATGATGATCTTAGTGGTTTGCAGAGTTACAATATTTGGTTGCAGGGATTGGTCAGGCATGGGAAGTTTATAGAGGCTGAAACAGTCCTTAAGCAGATGATTGATAAGGGATTATGGCCAAGCATATATTCTTACAATATCTTAATGGATGGATTGTGCAAATTAGGCATGCTGTCCGATGCAAATGCTATCGTTGGCTTAATGAAAAGAAATGGTGTCGTACCAGATTCTGTAACTTATGGCTGTCTTCTACATGGTTATTGCAGTGTTGGGAAAGTCGACGCAGCTAAAAGCTTATTGCAGGAGATGATGAGAAATAGTTGCATGCCGAATGCTTATACTTGTAATATTTTGCTCCATAGCCTTTGGAAGATGGGGAGAATGTCTGAAGCAGAGGAGCTGCTGcgaaagatgaatgaaaaaggcTATGGACTAGATACTGTCACCTGCAACATTATAGTTGATGGACTCTGTGGAAGTGGCGAATTAGACAAAGCTATTGAGATAGTTAAGGGAATGCGGGTGCATGGAAGTGCTGCTCTTGGTAATCTAGGAAATTCATATGTGGGACTGGTGGATGACAGCATGATCGAGAACAATTGCTTGCCTGACCTGATCACTTATTCAACTTTGCTTAATGGTTTGTGCAAAGCCGGAAGGTTCGCTGAAGCAAAGAAGTTGTTTGCTGAGATGATGGGAGAGAAACTGCAACCGGACTCTGTGGCATACAACATCTTCATCCATCATTTCTGCAAACAAGGGAAAATATCATCTGCATTTCGCGTTCTCAAAGACATGGAGAAGAAAGGTTGTCATAAGAGCCTAGAGACATATAACTCACTGATCCTGGGGTTAGGCATACAAAATCAGATATTTGAAATTCACGGATTGATGGATGAGATGAAAGAAAAGGGCATTTCTCCTAATATCTGCACCTACAATACCGCAATTAAGTATCTTTGCGAGGGAGGAAAAGTTGAAGATGCAACTAACCTCTTAGATGAAATGATGCAGAAGAACGTAACCCCAAATGTCTTTTCCTTCAAATATTTAATTGGAGCGTTCTGTAAGGTCCCGGACTTTGACATGGCTCAAGAAGTTTTCGAGACTGCTGTAAGTATCTGTGGACAAAAGGAAGTCCTTTACAGCTTGATGTTCAATGAGTTACTTGCTGCAGGGCAACTCTTAAAGGCCACAGAGTTGCTTGAAACTGTTTTAGATAGAGGTTTTGAGTTGGGGGAATTTCTATATAAAGATCTTATTGAGAGCTTATGTAAGAAGGATGAGCTAGAAGTAGCTAGTGGAATTTTGCATAGGATGATAGATAAAGGATATGGGTTTGACCCAGCAGCATTGATGCCTGTGATAGATGGCTTAGGTAAGATGGGAAATAAGAAAGAGGCAAATGAATTTGCCGAGAAGATGATGGAAATGGCTTCAGTTGGTGAAGTAGCAAACAAAGTCGATCCAAATGCGAGGGATTTACAACAGAAAAAGCATAATAAATATGGTGGAAATAGCTGGCAGAACATACTGCACAG AGATGACGGCAGTGGAATTGCACTAAAATCTCTGACAAGGGTTAAAAAAGGATGGGGTCAGGGGGATATATCAAGCTTTCAGCCTCCGAGAGTTGACTACTTAGACTACTGGGAGGATGATGAGTAG
- the LOC106371116 gene encoding protein NLP1-like isoform X1 — protein sequence MGLDMEDDGGSDGGEGNGGFSPNSSFGAFPETAMDLDFMDELLFDGCWLETTDSKSLKETEEAASDSTAMNANSSFLCFGENPSQDNFSNEETERMNQEGFDQAEKFLLDEAEVGRSWWIAPRTREDPCSSVKERLLRAISGLEEAVPDKDFLVQIWVPFQQEGKNFLTTLAQPHLFNQKYSSLAKYRHVSETYNFPADEGSTEGGLPGRVFLQKFPEWTPDVRFFRSDEYPRIKEAQKCDVRGSLALPVFERCSGTCLGVVEVVTTTQKMNYRPELENICKALEAVDLRSSSNLKPPNNESLQVYNDFYYAALPEISDFLASVCRRYDLPLALSWAPCAQQGKGGSRHSDENFSQCVSTIDSACFVLDEESKYFLEACSEHHLLQGEGIVGKAFKATKLCFVPEVTTFSKTNYPLAHHAKISGLHAALAVPLKSKCNGLVEFVLEFFFPKGCLDTEAKQEMLKSLSATLQQDFRSSNLVIDKDLELEVVLPVREDMVLSENPLTGAETAEALREIHLLQESSWISHMIKANEKGKDVSLSWEYQNEDPKDEFKLSPGWDNSQLDPAPNNIPSEAEQFQQGSTPGLRVDAGPSTESASTGGRRPGEKRRTKTEKTIGLDVLRQYFAGSLKDAAKSIGVCPTTLKRICRHHGITRWPSRKIKKVGHSLKKLQLVMDSVQGAQGSIPLDSFYTSFPELSSPNISSNGSSLKNNEQLHHYNVPIENGGPGEDKPAPRSPSSSCSGSNTNTPNADGVVKEAHSEAELQNGNQEETKCLARTQSHNIFKEPPLPGSSKMSFRDGGGIKVKATFGEAIIRFTLLPSWGYTELQQEITRRFNIVDVSWFDLKYLDDDEEWVLLTCEADLEECIDIYRSSQSQTIKISLHDPFQVKLGGSFGSSGPS from the exons ATGGGTTTAGATATGGAAGATGATGGTGGCAGCGATGGGGGAGAAGGAAATGGTGGGTTTTCACCTAATTCTAGCTTTGGGGCATTCCCTGAGACGGCCATGGATTTGGATTTCATGGATGAGCTCTTGTTTGATGGATGCTGGCTAGAGACAACAGATAGTAAGAGCTTAAAGGAGACAGAAGAGGCTGCTTCAGATTCTACCGCCATGAATGCCAATAGCTCTTTCCTCTGCTTTGGTGAGAACCCATCTCAAGATAACTTCTCCAatgaagaaacagagagaaTGAATCAAGAAGGTTTTGATCAAGCAGAAAAGTTTCTACTAGATGAAGCTGAGGTGGGAAGAAGTTGGTGGATTGCCCCAAGAACAAGAGAAGACCCTTGTTCATCAGTGAAGGAGAGGCTATTAAGAGCTATAAGCGGTCTTGAAGAGGCGGTGCCTGATAAGGACTTCTTGGTGCAGATATGGGTGCCCTTTCAGCAGGAAGGGAAGAACTTTCTAACCACTTTGGCGCAACCACATTTATTCAACCAAAAATACTCAAGCCTTGCAAAATACAGACATGTTTCAGAGACTTATAACTTCCCGGCTGATGAGGGTTCCACAGAAGGAGGTCTTCCCGGTCGCGTTTTCCTGCAGAAATTTCCTGAGTGGACTCCTGATGTACGTTTCTTTAGAAGTGATGAGTATCCGCGCATCAAAGAAGCACAAAAGTGTGATGTTCGTGGCTCGCTTGCCCTTCCTGTGTTTGAAAGATGTAGTGGCACTTGTTTGGGTGTTGTTGAGGTTGTCACAACAACGCAGAAGATGAATTACCGGCCAGAACTTGAGAATATCTGTAAAGCTCTTGAG GCCGTTGATTTAAGGAGTTCAAGTAACTTAAAACCTCCAAACAATGAG TCTCTGCAGGTGTATAATGATTTCTACTACGCTGCATTACCTGAGATATCAGATTTCTTGGCCTCAGTCTGCAGAAGATATGATCTTCCTCTAGCTTTGTCATGGGCCCCTTGTGCTCAGCAGGGGAAAGGTGGATCCCGGCATTCTGATGAGAACTTTTCTCAGTGCGTTTCGACGATTGATTCTGCTTGCTTTGTCCTGGATGAAGAGAGCAAATACTTTCTGGAGGCATGCTCTGAGCATCATCTTCTCCAGGGAGAAGGCATTGTTGGGAAAGCATTCAAGGCAACCAAACTGTGTTTTGTCCCTGAAGTGACCACGTTTAGCAAGACCAACTACCCTCTTGCGCACCACGCCAAGATATCTGGACTACACGCTGCTTTAGCAGTCCCGTTAAAGAGCAAATGCAACGGTTTGGTCGAGTTTGTGCTTGAATTCTTCTTTCCAAAAGGGTGCCTTGACACTGAAGCAAAACAGGAGATGCTCAAGTCACTGTCTGCGACTCTGCAGCAGGATTTCAGGAGTTCAAATCTTGTCATCGACAAAGATCTGGAGTTAGAAGTGGTATTGCCTGTTAGAGAGGACATGGTTTTGTCAGAGAACCCACTTACTGGAGCCGAAACTGCAGAGGCTTTGAGAGAAATCCATCTGCTGCAAGAGTCCTCATGGATCTCCCACATGATAAAGGCTAACGAGAAGGGTAAAGATGTGTCACTTTCTTGGGAGTATCAGAATGAAGATCCAAAAGATGAGTTCAAGCTCTCACCTGGCTGGGACAACAGTCAACTTGATCCAGCCCCCAATAATATTCCTTCAGAAGCTGAGCAGTTTCAACAAGGTTCAACTCCAGGACTCAGAGTTGATGCTGGTCCAAGTACCGAATCAGCTTCCACTGGTGGTAGAAGACCAGGagaaaagagaagaacaaaaacagaaaagacCATTGGCTTGGATGTTCTTCGTCAATACTTTGCAGGAAGCCTCAAGGATGCAGCCAAGAGCATTGGTG TTTGTCCAACTACCTTGAAAAGGATATGCAGACACCATGGAATAACAAGATGGCCCTCCCGGAAAATCAAGAAGGTTGGGCACTCACTGAAGAAACTCCAACTCGTTATGGACTCTGTTCAAGGGGCACAGGGATCTATCCCACTCGATTCATTCTATACAAGCTTCCCAGAGTTGAGCTCCCCAAATATCTCCAGCAATGGATCTTCCTTgaaaaataatgaacaattGCATCATTATAATGTTCCAATCGAAAACGGTGGTCCGGGAGAGGATAAACCAGCACCAAGGTCACCATCATCTTCTTGCTCTGGCTCAAACACCAATACACCAAATGCTGATGGGGTCGTGAAGGAAGCTCACAGCGAGGCGGAACTGCAGAATGGGAATCAGGAGGAAACAAAATGTCTAGCAAGAACCCAGAGCCATAACATATTCAAGGAGCCTCCATTACCAGGTAGTAGCAAGATGAGCTTCAGAGATGGAGGGGGAATTAAAGTGAAAGCAACATTTGGTGAGGCCATAATACGGTTTACCTTGCTCCCGAGCTGGGGCTACACAGAGCTGCAGCAAGAGATTACTAGGCGTTTCAACATAGTTGACGTATCCTGGTTTGATCTCAAGTACttggatgatgatgaagagtGGGTTCTTCTCACATGTGAAGCGGATCTCGAGGAATGCATTGACATATATAGATCATCACAGAgccaaacaattaaaataagTTTGCACGACCCTTTTCAAGTTAAACTGGGAGGTTCTTTTGGTAGCTCTGGTCCATCCTAA